The following are encoded together in the Pectobacterium punjabense genome:
- a CDS encoding Svx/AvrXca family virulence/avirulence protein, with protein MPKIKTRLTPLNCLLVLSGALMVNTANAAEACVAGSWQVDNSITDMPSVKYQTEHFAFRWNNNDVNRNDAVAAGQKLEQIWDKFINQIQYPEPYCKQTVKYKANIHIDPTFGLSGGIAGGGSMGMWIGPASLKDNWGLAHEFTHALQGQTGGFQSTGDNYVGWIWESHANWMTHQMDEFRGTSAHCSEMQVNYSHIYLGSTRNRYCNWQFMEYLKNRFGYGAINDMWAKAPKWGESGQSTADPLSVLRTNMGWSQSEFNDVFGDWAMHNVNWDYVDPDGFDRGRFYRSTYGGYGAVQPNQSNADRLLRTTALEPVVGASASLRRFSVPFDQAPQQLGYNIVRLIPENGATKITVKFRGMVQSKSAITRFPGLKNDPVTMPQPNSDWRWGLVAIGADGVSRYSELQRGASATVKNFTIRQDDRGIYMVVMGTPSQMQKIKWDQAYYSLYRYPWMADFTGVWPEGSQPGAPNPTANGSRHPNGGGWVSNSANVAPTAYVGPYARVIGGTVRDNARIEDRATILSGTVEGRAVVSGLTVMQGDTVVRDNARLHTVFMGPGAYERGIVLSGNAQMRGDAEIRGVSASQGVFYGFIDENEVKSSAAGAYLTEAVPEVTAVPVYSTK; from the coding sequence ATGCCAAAAATAAAAACACGTCTCACGCCCCTAAACTGTCTACTCGTTTTAAGTGGCGCATTAATGGTCAATACGGCAAACGCCGCTGAGGCTTGTGTCGCAGGCAGTTGGCAGGTGGATAATTCCATCACTGATATGCCTTCCGTGAAATACCAAACGGAGCACTTTGCCTTCCGCTGGAATAATAACGACGTTAACCGTAATGATGCGGTTGCCGCAGGGCAGAAACTGGAACAAATTTGGGATAAGTTCATTAACCAAATTCAGTATCCCGAACCTTACTGCAAACAAACCGTGAAATATAAAGCCAATATCCACATCGATCCCACTTTTGGCCTCAGCGGCGGTATTGCTGGCGGTGGCAGTATGGGGATGTGGATCGGGCCAGCCTCACTCAAGGATAACTGGGGGCTGGCGCACGAATTTACCCATGCGCTGCAAGGGCAAACTGGCGGTTTTCAGAGCACGGGAGATAACTACGTGGGCTGGATTTGGGAATCCCACGCGAACTGGATGACGCACCAGATGGATGAATTCCGCGGTACGTCAGCACACTGTTCAGAAATGCAGGTCAACTATTCGCATATTTATTTGGGTTCAACGCGTAACCGCTACTGCAACTGGCAGTTTATGGAATACCTGAAGAACCGTTTCGGTTATGGTGCTATCAACGATATGTGGGCAAAAGCGCCGAAATGGGGCGAAAGCGGCCAGTCTACCGCCGATCCGCTATCCGTTTTACGCACCAACATGGGCTGGAGCCAGTCTGAATTCAACGACGTCTTCGGCGACTGGGCGATGCACAACGTCAACTGGGATTACGTCGATCCCGATGGTTTCGATCGTGGTCGTTTCTATCGTTCAACCTATGGCGGCTATGGTGCGGTACAACCTAACCAGAGTAACGCCGACCGTCTGTTGAGAACCACAGCGCTTGAGCCGGTGGTCGGTGCCAGCGCCAGCCTCAGGCGTTTCTCTGTACCGTTCGATCAGGCTCCGCAGCAGTTGGGCTACAACATCGTCCGATTAATCCCTGAAAATGGTGCGACGAAAATCACCGTCAAATTCCGTGGCATGGTGCAAAGTAAATCGGCCATTACCCGCTTCCCTGGACTGAAAAACGATCCGGTAACCATGCCGCAGCCTAATTCAGACTGGCGCTGGGGTCTTGTTGCGATTGGCGCAGACGGTGTTTCACGTTATAGCGAATTGCAGCGCGGTGCATCGGCAACGGTGAAAAATTTCACTATTCGACAGGACGATCGCGGCATTTACATGGTCGTGATGGGCACACCGTCGCAAATGCAGAAAATCAAGTGGGATCAGGCTTACTACTCCCTTTACCGCTATCCGTGGATGGCTGATTTCACTGGCGTTTGGCCGGAGGGCAGCCAGCCCGGAGCGCCAAATCCAACCGCTAACGGCTCTCGCCATCCAAACGGCGGCGGCTGGGTGTCTAATTCCGCGAATGTCGCCCCTACCGCATACGTCGGGCCTTACGCTCGCGTCATCGGTGGTACGGTGAGGGATAACGCCAGAATTGAAGATCGTGCAACGATTCTGAGCGGAACAGTAGAAGGTCGTGCCGTTGTGAGCGGCCTCACCGTTATGCAGGGCGATACTGTCGTACGTGATAACGCGCGGCTACATACGGTCTTCATGGGGCCGGGAGCCTATGAACGCGGTATTGTGTTATCAGGCAATGCGCAAATGCGCGGGGATGCAGAAATTCGCGGCGTTTCCGCGTCGCAGGGCGTGTTCTATGGCTTTATTGATGAGAATGAAGTCAAAAGCAGCGCAGCCGGTGCTTACTTGACCGAGGCCGTGCCAGAAGTGACAGCGGTTCCGGTCTACAGTACGAAGTAA
- the azuC gene encoding stress response protein AzuC, with protein sequence MLAAYLNTYKDVPPGALF encoded by the coding sequence ATGCTGGCGGCTTACCTGAATACTTATAAAGACGTGCCGCCTGGCGCACTGTTCTAA
- a CDS encoding purine-cytosine permease family protein codes for MEKIDDYPVSRVPLNVRLPFLNVALVHIGMLTALDQFMLGAVLGHSMTLSQAFIAIFIGSAIFGVVTVGLGYAGMKEGMSGSLLARWCGFGRIGSVLIGLVIAISLIGWFGVQNAVFAKALNFAMENKLGFGWSAALSGIALTLLVAFGFRALRFTAKIAVPMFVLVVGYISIMTLSGHNIAELLASAPNGEVISISAGATMVVGGCIVASLITPDMTRYSQKGKHVFWMTMLSIIVGEFIVNGLAIIIARALNTADVVTIMSQAAGGLGLIAVIFSTLRVNDINLYSSSLGIANAIEGVTGKKLRYVSITLVIGLIGTALSVAGILDRFIDFLTLLGVLFPPIIGVMLVDYYILRTHRTLLDTSRAEGQLPDSTQTPLIGWPAIIASVVGAIVGLAFEWGVPAFNSLLAASLLYWLIKHYTNNHIILGNQDITKT; via the coding sequence ATGGAAAAAATAGATGATTATCCGGTCAGTCGCGTTCCGCTAAATGTTCGACTGCCTTTTTTAAATGTCGCTTTAGTGCACATCGGGATGTTAACCGCGCTAGACCAATTTATGCTAGGCGCAGTGCTCGGCCATTCAATGACGCTAAGCCAGGCATTTATCGCCATCTTTATTGGCAGCGCCATTTTTGGCGTAGTGACCGTGGGATTAGGCTATGCAGGGATGAAAGAAGGCATGTCCGGCAGCCTTCTGGCGCGCTGGTGCGGTTTCGGCCGTATTGGATCAGTCCTGATTGGATTGGTTATCGCCATTAGCCTTATTGGCTGGTTTGGTGTCCAAAATGCCGTATTCGCCAAAGCACTCAACTTCGCAATGGAAAATAAACTCGGCTTTGGCTGGTCTGCTGCCCTTTCCGGCATTGCGCTGACACTGCTGGTTGCCTTTGGCTTCAGAGCATTACGCTTCACCGCTAAAATTGCCGTACCGATGTTTGTTCTCGTCGTCGGCTATATTTCGATCATGACGCTCTCCGGCCACAATATTGCTGAACTGCTTGCCTCAGCCCCCAACGGCGAGGTTATTTCCATTAGCGCAGGCGCGACGATGGTGGTAGGCGGCTGTATTGTCGCCAGCTTAATTACCCCAGATATGACGCGTTATTCCCAAAAAGGAAAACACGTTTTCTGGATGACAATGCTGTCGATTATCGTCGGGGAATTTATTGTGAATGGCCTCGCCATCATTATTGCCCGCGCACTCAATACTGCGGACGTCGTAACGATCATGTCCCAGGCTGCGGGCGGACTTGGGCTCATTGCCGTTATATTTTCGACATTGAGGGTAAATGATATCAATCTTTATTCTTCCTCTTTAGGTATCGCCAATGCGATAGAAGGCGTAACGGGGAAAAAACTGCGTTATGTATCAATAACACTGGTGATTGGCCTCATCGGTACCGCGCTATCCGTGGCTGGTATTCTGGACCGCTTTATCGATTTCCTGACGCTATTGGGCGTGTTATTCCCACCAATTATCGGCGTGATGCTGGTTGATTATTATATTCTACGCACTCACAGAACGCTGCTCGACACCAGTCGTGCTGAAGGCCAATTACCCGACAGCACGCAAACGCCACTGATTGGCTGGCCAGCAATTATCGCCAGCGTTGTTGGAGCCATCGTCGGATTAGCCTTTGAGTGGGGTGTACCTGCCTTTAATTCGTTACTGGCTGCCAGCTTGCTTTATTGGTTAATAAAGCACTACACCAACAATCACATTATTTTAGGAAACCAGGACATAACCAAAACTTAA